Proteins encoded within one genomic window of Nordella sp. HKS 07:
- a CDS encoding hydrolase: protein MTANFNGKRPVIDPDDAVMLLIDHQSGLFQTVGDMPMPVLRNHATALARMATLAKLPVITTASVPQGPNGPLIPEIHQNAPHAQYVARKGEINAWDNPDFVAAVKATKRKTLIIAGTITSVCMAFPSISAVQDGYKVFAVVDTSGTYSKMAQEITLARVAQAGVVPIDTAAVAGELQRTWHREDAQQWGEVYAKIFPAYQLLFESYHKAQQVEKDHEVLDSQRS from the coding sequence TTTCAACGGAAAACGCCCGGTCATCGATCCCGATGATGCGGTGATGCTTCTGATCGACCATCAGAGCGGCCTGTTCCAGACGGTCGGCGACATGCCGATGCCGGTTCTCAGGAACCACGCGACGGCGCTCGCCCGCATGGCGACGCTCGCCAAGCTGCCGGTGATCACCACCGCCTCGGTGCCGCAGGGCCCGAACGGTCCGTTGATCCCCGAGATCCATCAGAACGCGCCGCATGCCCAGTATGTCGCTCGCAAGGGTGAGATCAATGCCTGGGACAATCCCGACTTCGTCGCCGCGGTGAAAGCGACGAAGCGCAAGACCCTGATCATCGCCGGCACCATCACCAGCGTCTGCATGGCCTTCCCGTCCATCAGCGCGGTCCAGGACGGCTACAAGGTCTTCGCGGTGGTCGATACGTCGGGCACCTATTCGAAGATGGCGCAGGAGATCACCCTCGCCCGCGTCGCCCAGGCCGGCGTCGTGCCGATCGACACCGCTGCCGTTGCTGGCGAATTGCAGCGCACCTGGCATCGCGAAGATGCGCAGCAATGGGGTGAAGTCTACGCCAAGATCTTCCCGGCCTACCAGCTGCTCTTCGAGAGCTACCACAAGGCGCAGCAGGTCGAGAAGGACCACGAGGTCCTCGACTCGCAACGCAGCTGA
- a CDS encoding TRASH domain-containing protein: MSAKTCAACDDEIGANPIKVTIAGKTVEVCCQECARKLNEAQASALRS; this comes from the coding sequence ATGTCAGCGAAAACATGCGCGGCCTGCGATGACGAAATCGGCGCCAACCCGATCAAGGTGACGATCGCTGGAAAGACTGTCGAGGTCTGCTGCCAGGAATGCGCCCGGAAGCTCAACGAAGCGCAAGCCTCAGCGCTGAGGAGCTGA